The Moorena producens PAL-8-15-08-1 genomic interval ACTATCTTTTTGTTAATAGTGGGATCAATCGCATTTTTAGTGATCGAATTTAATAATTATAACACTTTAGGATCTTCAACATTATCAGACAAATTTCTCCAAGCCTGGTTTCAGTCAGTTACCACCAGAACCGCAGGATTTAATAGCATTGATATTGGTAAAATGACCACAGCCGGGTTATTTCTTACCATTGCAATGATGTTTTTTGGAGCCAGTCCCGGGGGAACAGGTGGTGGCATCAAGACTACAACAGTAAGAATTTTAGTTAGTTCTACCAAAGCAATTTTACAAGGCAAAGAAGAGGTTTATCTATATAAGCGCCAGGTGCCAATTGAGATAATTCTAAAAGCCATTGGAGTCTTAGTCGGATCAGTCACTACAGTAATTCTCTCAACACTTTTAATTTCCCTAGCTGAGCCAAATATGGATTTTATTGAGATTTTATTTGAAGTTGTCTCAGCCTTTGCTACTGTCGGTCTGTCCACAGGGATTACCCCAGACGTTTCTACCTGGGCAAAGCTAGTTTTAATTGGAACAATGTACATTGGCCGGGTTGGAGTTTTGTTGCTCATGGCATCCCTACTAGGAGAACCCCGTCCCAGTTCAGTTCACTATCCAGAAGAAAACTTACTTGTGGGATAATCCAATGGAAAAGGTATGCTGGCTTGGTAATGGCAAATTACCAATGGCAATTAACACTTAAAAATTAACAGGTAACAAGGAAAAAAATACTATAGCAGTTATCAAAGGAGGCCGAAGTGAATCTATCATTTTTAACATTCTTGCGTAACCTACCCAAAGAGAATAAACAGTTTGCCGTTATTGGATTAGGGCGTTTTGGTCGAGCCGTCTGTTCCACACTATACCAACTTGGCTATGAGGTTCTGGGTACTGATATTGATGAAAAACTAGTGTCCCAAGTCTTAACAGAGAAAATAGCTTCCCATGCTGTGCAGCTCGATTCAAAAGAACCCTTAGCCTTGAAAGAAGCCGGAATTTTAGAATTTGATACAGTAATTATTGCGATCGGTAACTATTTACAAGAAAGCATTATCACCACCCTCAACTTAAAAGAAGCAGGAGTTTCTTACGTCATTGCCAAAGCTTCCTCAGAAGTTCATGGCAAGCTGTTAAAACGGGTAGGAGCCGATCATGTAGTTTTTCCTGAGAATGACGCAGGTTGTGCTTTAGCACGCTCCCTCACCAAACCATCCATTTTCGAATGGTTTGACCTAGACTCTAAGCACAGTATTGTCGAGGTCAGAGTGCCAGAAAAATTTGATGGCAAAACCATTATGGAACTGGAATTGCGCAAGCGCTATGGCTTGACTGTCCTGGCTATCAAAGGAGATGCTGAATTTGAGATTAACCCTGACCCTAATCAACTGCTGTACAAAGATATGCTTATGGTTATCATTGGCTCCAACGCCGATATTGACCGCTTACCCATCTAAAGCGTAGGAATCCCTCTTTCTGGTTCAGACTTTTCCGGTTCCATCTGTTCAGTTTCAGTGGACTCTACCTCAGAAGTTTCTTGGGATTCTACCTCCAGAATGTCAGGAGACTTCATCTGTGGAATTTTAGGAGAGTCTACCTCAGGAGTTTCTTGAGTATCAACCAAAGAAGCTTCTGGTTCTAGCTGCTTGATGTACTCATCAACCTCTGTCACCTTTTCCTCATTACCACCAAAGGCGAACAACTCTCTAGCTTTGACCAAAGAAGAGATAGCTTCCTCTCGCTGTTGAGACTTTTCTAAGACTACACCCAAGTTGTAATGACCTTCTGCTAATGCCGGAGACAGGGTAAGAGCTTGCTGATATTCAGCCATGGCGTCCTCATACTGTTCTTGCTGTTGTAGAGCAACACCAAGGTTGTAGTGGGTCAAGGCGTGGTAAGGATCCAGTTGCACAGCTAATTTGAGTGTGGTAACTGCTTCGGCGTACTCACCATTGGCTGTCAGTGCTGCCCCTAGCTGTCGGTAAGCATCGACATTTTCCGGTTCCAGTTCCGTCACCAAGCGAAACCGAGTAATCGCTTCCGCCAACTCCCCTTTCTCAAACAAAATTACCGCTAATTGATACTGAGCCGGAGCCAAGTTCGGGTCAACCTTAACTGCTTCCCTAAAGGATTCCTCTGCCGCTGACTTTTCCCCTTGCTCCACCAGTAATACTCCTAACTGGTAGTGTGCTTTCTCCAATTTAGGTTGAGTGCGAACTGCTTGTCTGAGTGCAGTAGTTGCTGGTCCAATCTGGTCTTGCTCGACTAAAATCAGTCCCATGTTATAGTAGGCTTTGCCATAATCTGGGTCTAGGCGAATAGTGGCTTGGTAGTGTTCGATCGCCTGTTCTTGATTACCCTGAGATTCCAGGGCTAACCCTAAGTTATAATAAATATCAGCTGATTCAGGATTGAAAGACAACGCCTGTCGATAAGCAGCGATCGCACTATCGGGTGCCCCTTCCTTGTAAAAAGCAATGCCTAAGTTGTAATAAGCTTGTGACAAGGTTGGGTCAAGGGCAATAGCAATTTGGTATTGTTCCAATGCCAGCTGGTTCTTACCCTGCTGCAAAAACGTATTCGCCAACAAATAACGTCCCATGGCCATATAGGGGTCAAACTCAAGGGCTTTACGAAAAGCGCGCTCTGCCCCAGGAAAGTCCCGACGTCCGTACAGTTTCACCCCAACTTGAAAGTATGAAGCCGCATCCAGGTTATTGGAGTATGGACCTTCCATCAACTGCTTGGTTCCTTTATACTCAGGAATCTCTTTACCTTGAGCTTGACCAAAACTTGTCAAACCAAAGCTGATGATAGTAGCAGCTAGCAGCGGTATCGTTCTCATTCACCCTTTTCCTATATGCTGAGACATTTTTGGTATACTACAGGATAATATTTTTTTACTAGAATAATTCGCCGCTTATCAAGCCCATCCCCACAGGAAATGACCCTAGCTGCTGCTCCGATATGCGATCGCAAAGATCAAGCCCTATCCCTAGTTGATTCAGTTATTGCCCAATCCCAAGCAGAAGGGGTATTCGTCAGTCTCAGCCTTGGTGACGAATTTCTGAGCCGCTTCTCGGAAAATCAGATTACCCAGAATATCAGCCGCCAACGCTGCCAACTTACCATTACCAGTTATTTCGGTAAGCGTTGTGCCTCTGCTACCACAACAGAACTAGACCCAGAGGCAATAGCCCAAACTATCCAACGTTCAGAACAACTGGCTCGCATTGCCCCAGAAGATCCTGAATGGGTACCCCTACTCGAATCCCAGGATTATGAGCAACGCACCCCAGCCTTCGATCAAGCCACCGCTAACCTTTCCCCCTTGGAACGGGGAGAAATAGTCAAGGGAGTATGTACCTTAACTGCTAAGGCAGGAGTCGAAGGGTCGGGTAAGCTTAGTACTCAAGCTTTTTTACGAGTTGTGGGGAACTCCCAAGGGTTACGAGCCTTAGACCAAGGTACAGAGGCAGACTGTAGCGTGACAGCCCGTATAGATGATGGTTCAAGTTGGAGTCATAGCACCGCCTTTGCCATAAAGCAGTTACCGATTTTAGAGAAGTCATCGATAACAGGTCTAATTGAACGAGCCTTAGCCTCACGTCACCCCCGTCAGGTCAATCCAGGCACCTACCCAGTCATCTTTGATGGTGCTGCCTTTGCGGAATTGCTGTCTTGGGTAATCTGGAATATGGATGCTCGGGCAGCGGATGAAGGACGTTCCTTTATGTCCCATAGTGATCAAACCGGTAAGCCCACTGGTAACCGCTTGGGTCAGCCAATGTTTAGCCCTATAGTGCAGGTACAACGCCACCCTGCTCATCCCCTACTCCAATTAGGCACTTGCTTTCGGGATGGGTTGAGTAATCGCTACACCGAGGTGATTAAGGATGGTATTCCCCAAATCCTTTACTATAGCCGCTATTGGGCAGCTCAGAAAGGTAAAGATCCAACCGGACTATTGTTTCCCATTGTCATGTCCGGTTCTAGCCAAAGTCTAGCTGACCTGATTGCCCAGACAGAGCGAGGTATTTTGGTAAATCGTGCTTGGTATGTGCGCTATGTCAATCCCAAAACCCTAGAAGTCACAGGGATGACCCGTGATGGCACATTCTGGATTGAAGACGGTCAGATTGCCTACCCGATAAAAAACCTGCGCTTTAACCAAAGCCTGCCCCAAATGTTGAAAGAAGTCGATGCCCTAAGCAAAGTACAGCGCTACGGTAATATCGTAGTTCCAGGAGTTCGGGTCAAGGCATTTAACTTTGATAGTATCACTGACAGCATTTGAGGCAAATCATGAATGATGAAATATGAAGAATTAAAGAAGAAAGCTGTCATGTGAAATGTGAAAGCTCACATGTGAAAACTTTACCTTTTACCTTTTGCCTTCACTTAACCCATTACCCATTACCCATTTAGCCCTTAGGTGTTTCTGCTTTGGGGTCATTTACTACAGCAGGACAACGAATGGTAAAGGTAGAGCCAACACCAATCTGGCTTGTCACGCTAATTTTACAACCCATCATCTCGCAGAAGCGTTGGCTGATGGAAAGACCTAAACCCGTTCCACCATACTTTTTGGTGGTTGAATTATCTGCCTGGGTAAATGGTTGAAATACTTTGTTAAGCTGTTCTGGAGTCATACCAATGCCAGTATCAGTTACTGAGAAGATCAACCAATGATCAGATTCGAGATTCGCTAAGGTATTGGGGGAGGTAGGAATATCGATGGTGGTGTAGGAAGGACTTGAGGATCTCGAATAAGGTTGGGATAACTCCAAGATGAGTTCGTTCTTGCCATTCCTATGGTTACTTCCTTCACGCTTAATGCTAAAAGTAATCGTGCCTGTCTCAGTGAATTTGGCCGCATTACTTAGCAAGTTTAACAGAACCTGCTTGAGCTTAGTCCGGTCAGCCACCATTGTCCCGAGAGAGTCAGCACTGCTGATCTTTAGACTATTGTTCTTTTTCTGCATCAGTGGCTTAGCAAGGCTTTCCAATTCCACTATCAGGGTGGTAACATCAAAGCTTTCTAAGTACAGGTTCATCTTGCCCGCTTCAATCTTTGAAATGTCTAGAACATCACTGATCAGTGTGAGCAGGTGCGTACCAGAGTTCCAAATCTCCTTTAAGTCAGAGACGAACTCGTCATAGCCTAACTCCTCGGCATCTTCCCACAGCAACTGACTTAAGCCCAGAATACCGTTAAGAGGTGTCCTTAGCTCATGGCTCATACTAGCCATAAACGCACTCTTGGCATGGTTGGCTTCTTCAGCCGCTTCTTTTGCCTGTTGCAATTCAATCTGAGCCAACTTGTTCTCCGTAATATCCCGGACAATGGTCAGCACTTCGTTATCTCCACTGACCACAATCCTTGCTTCAAAATGGCGGCGTTGGCCATTAATAAACCTCTCATGTTCAAAGATTTGGATCTCCCCAGTTTCCAAAGCTTGCTTAACATTGCGGATATAAAGTTGAGCTATATCTGGTGGTAATACATCATACACCGTTTTACCCAAGACTTGATCAAAAGACCCAAAAGAGTTCTGATTCCTTGCCACTTTATAATCTAGAAATATACCATCGTTGCTAAAGTGCAACATTAAATCTGGGATAGCATTAAGTAAGGCTCGATTTTTCTCTTCACTTTGGCGCAGAGCTTCAGCTCGCTGTTCCAAACTTTCAACGAGTTTTTGCAGCCGGGAAGTCATGCTGTTGAAGGAATCTGCCAACTCCGCTAGCTCATCCTTGGTGTGAACAGTAATCGTCTGGTTCAAGTTCCCAGCCGCCAGACGCTTGGTTGCAGCAGTCATCTGTTGCAATGGTTCAGTGATTGACCGACTCAGCAGCAGTGCCAACAGGGTACCAGCAGCCGCTGCAGTTACTGCCACCACTAGACCTTGATTGCGTACCGCAGCACTTTTATTATTCAGGGGAGCTGTAGACAGTCCGACACTAATCGCTCCCACTGTCTGATTCCCTAGAATCACTGCCTTACCAGCAAAAAGTTGGTTATTTTCCCACCTAACAACTGTATCTTTACTCCTTAGCAGCTCCTGGCCAACAGAGTTACTCTCGAGACTATACACCTGACCGTCTACCGGATTGGCTTCGGCTACAATACGTCCATCTTTTTGGTAGATGAAACCCTCCTCCACTAACCCCTGCTCCCCCAGCTGCTCCATGACCTGCTCCAAAGCATCAGCATCTGCAAGGTAGAGCGCATCAGCAGTCACTAAAATCAGAGTCTTAAGCAATAGTTCAGCCTGTTGCTTGAGTTCTTTACGAAAGGTTTGTTGCTCACGGTGCAGAGATAGCATGGTGACACTAGCCACTGCCACAATGACCAAGCTAGTCATGGTCATTGTCAGTTTAGTGGCTAATGGCCATTGTCTCCAGCTAAATCTGCCCATGGAATTTACCGATTCTCAACAATGTTGTATAATTGTTGCATCCTGTCCAACCCCTGTAGAGTTGGGAATTCATCAAACTTAGCAGTCTTCTGGAACTTAGTCAGCACTTCTTTGCCCTTGGGGTCCTCATCCATGGTAGTCAGGATACTCTTGATCTGAGCCAGCAATTCAGGATCCATATTGGCTGGAACCATCACGACTTGCCGAGGCACTTTTTCCGTCTCAGCCAGGATAGTCATGGCTTGCCGGACATCCTCGGGGACTTGCGCGAAAGTCTGGTTATCCACTGCACCAGCGTCTGCCTTTGAGCTAATCACCCATTGGATAGTATTTTCATCATCATCACTGAAGATATACCCCACCTCATTAGCTGCCACTACATCACTAGCTGATCCCTTTTCATTAGGCTTCAAACCTGCTTCAATCAGATAAGCCATAGGTAACATATAGCCAGAGGTCGATTGTCTATCATCAAACGCGACCTTCTTACCCTTGAGGTCAGCTAGGGATTTAATCCCTCGGTCTTTCATAGTAAAGATAATCGTGTGGTACTCAGCATCACCCCGTTTCCAGCGGCGCAAAATTGGTTGAGCACCAGACTCTTGATTAATCCTCATGGCTGGGTAGAGACTATCGAAGTATAGGTGTACCTCCCCTTCTTTGAGCCAATTGATCATGGTCGGAAAATCCGAGGCAATTTTTATTTCGCCAGCGTTAATATCGAACTGACTCAAGTTCTCAGCCAGGTAATTTGCCAGGGGC includes:
- a CDS encoding potassium channel family protein — encoded protein: MNLSFLTFLRNLPKENKQFAVIGLGRFGRAVCSTLYQLGYEVLGTDIDEKLVSQVLTEKIASHAVQLDSKEPLALKEAGILEFDTVIIAIGNYLQESIITTLNLKEAGVSYVIAKASSEVHGKLLKRVGADHVVFPENDAGCALARSLTKPSIFEWFDLDSKHSIVEVRVPEKFDGKTIMELELRKRYGLTVLAIKGDAEFEINPDPNQLLYKDMLMVIIGSNADIDRLPI
- a CDS encoding TldD/PmbA family protein — its product is MTLAAAPICDRKDQALSLVDSVIAQSQAEGVFVSLSLGDEFLSRFSENQITQNISRQRCQLTITSYFGKRCASATTTELDPEAIAQTIQRSEQLARIAPEDPEWVPLLESQDYEQRTPAFDQATANLSPLERGEIVKGVCTLTAKAGVEGSGKLSTQAFLRVVGNSQGLRALDQGTEADCSVTARIDDGSSWSHSTAFAIKQLPILEKSSITGLIERALASRHPRQVNPGTYPVIFDGAAFAELLSWVIWNMDARAADEGRSFMSHSDQTGKPTGNRLGQPMFSPIVQVQRHPAHPLLQLGTCFRDGLSNRYTEVIKDGIPQILYYSRYWAAQKGKDPTGLLFPIVMSGSSQSLADLIAQTERGILVNRAWYVRYVNPKTLEVTGMTRDGTFWIEDGQIAYPIKNLRFNQSLPQMLKEVDALSKVQRYGNIVVPGVRVKAFNFDSITDSI
- a CDS encoding phosphate/phosphite/phosphonate ABC transporter substrate-binding protein, with protein sequence MLTKLLGKVMLVGLLTSLVSCSQPAEQSNPSLEPSTISEDTKVIVLGDISKNPAKKIRRFQPLANYLAENLSQFDINAGEIKIASDFPTMINWLKEGEVHLYFDSLYPAMRINQESGAQPILRRWKRGDAEYHTIIFTMKDRGIKSLADLKGKKVAFDDRQSTSGYMLPMAYLIEAGLKPNEKGSASDVVAANEVGYIFSDDDENTIQWVISSKADAGAVDNQTFAQVPEDVRQAMTILAETEKVPRQVVMVPANMDPELLAQIKSILTTMDEDPKGKEVLTKFQKTAKFDEFPTLQGLDRMQQLYNIVENR
- a CDS encoding ATP-binding protein — its product is MTMTSLVIVAVASVTMLSLHREQQTFRKELKQQAELLLKTLILVTADALYLADADALEQVMEQLGEQGLVEEGFIYQKDGRIVAEANPVDGQVYSLESNSVGQELLRSKDTVVRWENNQLFAGKAVILGNQTVGAISVGLSTAPLNNKSAAVRNQGLVVAVTAAAAGTLLALLLSRSITEPLQQMTAATKRLAAGNLNQTITVHTKDELAELADSFNSMTSRLQKLVESLEQRAEALRQSEEKNRALLNAIPDLMLHFSNDGIFLDYKVARNQNSFGSFDQVLGKTVYDVLPPDIAQLYIRNVKQALETGEIQIFEHERFINGQRRHFEARIVVSGDNEVLTIVRDITENKLAQIELQQAKEAAEEANHAKSAFMASMSHELRTPLNGILGLSQLLWEDAEELGYDEFVSDLKEIWNSGTHLLTLISDVLDISKIEAGKMNLYLESFDVTTLIVELESLAKPLMQKKNNSLKISSADSLGTMVADRTKLKQVLLNLLSNAAKFTETGTITFSIKREGSNHRNGKNELILELSQPYSRSSSPSYTTIDIPTSPNTLANLESDHWLIFSVTDTGIGMTPEQLNKVFQPFTQADNSTTKKYGGTGLGLSISQRFCEMMGCKISVTSQIGVGSTFTIRCPAVVNDPKAETPKG
- a CDS encoding tetratricopeptide repeat protein translates to MRTIPLLAATIISFGLTSFGQAQGKEIPEYKGTKQLMEGPYSNNLDAASYFQVGVKLYGRRDFPGAERAFRKALEFDPYMAMGRYLLANTFLQQGKNQLALEQYQIAIALDPTLSQAYYNLGIAFYKEGAPDSAIAAYRQALSFNPESADIYYNLGLALESQGNQEQAIEHYQATIRLDPDYGKAYYNMGLILVEQDQIGPATTALRQAVRTQPKLEKAHYQLGVLLVEQGEKSAAEESFREAVKVDPNLAPAQYQLAVILFEKGELAEAITRFRLVTELEPENVDAYRQLGAALTANGEYAEAVTTLKLAVQLDPYHALTHYNLGVALQQQEQYEDAMAEYQQALTLSPALAEGHYNLGVVLEKSQQREEAISSLVKARELFAFGGNEEKVTEVDEYIKQLEPEASLVDTQETPEVDSPKIPQMKSPDILEVESQETSEVESTETEQMEPEKSEPERGIPTL